The sequence below is a genomic window from Acidobacteriota bacterium.
GGATGGCTTTCATGCGGGGAAGTCTACGGCGGGCCGCCCGGTCGCGCTCTACTCGAACCAGCCGTTCACGTCCACGATCGCGTGCACCGGGCCGGCCGCCGTGTTCTGCACGAAGTACGAGCCGGAGCCGTCCGACGCGAGACCGACGAGCGCGTTGTTCGCGCGGGTCTGCCCGGCGCGGAACCTCACGGTCTCGACGCCCGGCGGCGCCGCGAGGTCGCCGGGATAGACGGCGAGCGCGCCGGCGGCGGAGCCGCCCGCGGCCGTCACGTTCGCGGAGACCGTGGTGGCGCTTGCGGGAATCCCGCACGCGCCCGCCGCGACGAGCTTCCGGATCTCCCCCGCCCCGAGCGCTCCGCCGGAAATGCGCGTGTCCACGGCGCGGCACGGGAGAAGCGTGTGAAATCCGGCGCCGCTCTTCACGATCGCGAAGGAGTCCCTCACGACACCGTCCACGCGCACGAAGCGGACGTCGAGGCGGCCGCCGTGTGCGTCGATCACGAGCGAGCCGCGCTCGGCGAGGCTGCGGAACATCGCGGGATGGTTCAAGGGGCCGGTGCCGAGCTGCCCGCCGCTGCCCGCGACGACGTAAGCCGTGCCCGCATGAGGGGTCCGCGCGGAAGGCTTGCGGTACGGCCCGGTTCCCGCCGGGTCACCCGTGCCGCCGTCCTTCTTCATGCCCGCCGTGAACGTCGTCGAGTCGGCGTAGTGCCCGTCGAGGAGGAAGGAGCGCTCGTAGACGTGCGAGTGCCCGGCGAGGACGAGATCCACGCCGCCGGCCTCGAGGATCGGGTTCACGTACTGGCGCATCTCGATGAGCTCGGTCTCCGTGTCCGAGTCGTGCGTGCCCTTGGTGTAGGGAGGGTGGTGCCAGTAGGCGACGATCCACGTCTGCGCCGTCGCGGCGAGGTCGGCCGCGAGCCACGTGAGCATCGCGCCGCCGGGCAGCCGGCTCACGTCCCAGGCGTCGAGGCACACGAAGTGCACGTTCCCGGCGTC
It includes:
- a CDS encoding metallophosphoesterase, giving the protein MFLAGLSLAAHGALALAVTRGPYLQTATSASVVVCWRTDVPVDGRVFVWEIDVPLGVVFSDAASATEHAIAVTGLRPRTRYLYAVGTASGILAPAPLASFVTPPSPGSAAPLRIWALGDSGTADANARAVRDAYLAYAGPRPADLWLMLGDNAYVAGTDAEYQAAVFGTYPAQLASTPLWPAFGNHDGGSANGNTGTGVYFDIFRLPKAAEAGGVASGSEAYYSFDAGNVHFVCLDAWDVSRLPGGAMLTWLAADLAATAQTWIVAYWHHPPYTKGTHDSDTETELIEMRQYVNPILEAGGVDLVLAGHSHVYERSFLLDGHYADSTTFTAGMKKDGGTGDPAGTGPYRKPSARTPHAGTAYVVAGSGGQLGTGPLNHPAMFRSLAERGSLVIDAHGGRLDVRFVRVDGVVRDSFAIVKSGAGFHTLLPCRAVDTRISGGALGAGEIRKLVAAGACGIPASATTVSANVTAAGGSAAGALAVYPGDLAAPPGVETVRFRAGQTRANNALVGLASDGSGSYFVQNTAAGPVHAIVDVNGWFE